From a region of the Epinephelus fuscoguttatus linkage group LG21, E.fuscoguttatus.final_Chr_v1 genome:
- the LOC125881761 gene encoding uncharacterized protein LOC125881761 — protein MIDQKLEKQEAVKTTLCKQKHKLTMLTTTEWDKLQRLVTILEPCRNVTELLGGETYVSSSVVLPALHHLDRTMEVSDEDPAYMVRFKTAFSKDLSHRQATLNHEWLKLATVLDPRFKDLKCLPRGEREGVWTSLEALLQTEYKSATPEPTDEPAKKKRVLLCASDSDSDDDVGPNRALGLYRAEPTISETDCPLQWWSTHAGAHPQLSVCLARKYLASPATSVPCERRVT, from the exons AAACAAGAGGCTGTGAAGACTACTCTTTGCAAGCAGAAGCACAAGCTAACCATGCTGACTACAACGGAGTGGGACAAACTACAGAGGCTTGTGACCATCCTCGAACCATGCAG aaaTGTGACTGAGCTCCTTGGAGGTGAGACTTATGTCTCAAGTTCTGTGGTCTTACCTGCTCTCCACCACCTGGACCGCACCATGGAGGTCTCTGATGAGGACCCAGCCTACATGGTGAGGTTCAAGACTGCCTTTTCAAAGGATCTATCCCATCGTCAAGCAACACTCAACCATGAATGGCTCAAGCTGGCTACAGTACTCGACCCACGCTTTAAGGACTTGAAGTGTCTACCCAGAGGAGAGCGAGAAGGGGTGTGGACCAGCCTTGAGGCACTGCTGCAAACAGAATACAAAAGTGCTACTCCAGAGCCCACAGACGAGCCAGCAAAGAAGAAGAGAGTCCTACTGTGTGCGTCAGACTCTGATTCAGATGATGATGTGGGGCCTAACAGGGCCTTGGGCCTCTACAGAGCAGAACCCACCATTAGCGAGACAGACTGCCCACTGCAGTGGTGGTCAACTCATGCAGGGGCCCATCcacaactgtctgtctgtctggcccGCAAGTATCTGGCTAGCCCTGCCACATCTGTCCCTTGTGAGAGAAGAGTAACATAG